A genome region from Hevea brasiliensis isolate MT/VB/25A 57/8 chromosome 7, ASM3005281v1, whole genome shotgun sequence includes the following:
- the LOC110655869 gene encoding uncharacterized protein LOC110655869, whose protein sequence is MAIWWRGLRTAVQSTSPPAQRPQSLYSLSSLYHTIQAIPREYTGSRVSARDRAQGRIPAVVFSQNLFDKNPSSSSISRKQLLTTERKQIHSILKSVELPFFCSTTFQLQIRPGSGSSVLLDSRRVLPIKIHRDEETGSILNLVFVWAEEGTELKVDVPVIFKGEEDCPGIKKGGHFKRIRNSLKFLCPAEHIPTKIEVDVSNIDIGGRVLMRDIEFHPSLKLLSKIEELPICKIVATKLENPEPVQV, encoded by the exons ATGGCCATATGGTGGCGCGGTCTCAGAACGGCGGTTCAGTCTACATCACCACCAGCGCAACGACCACAGTCATTATACTCGCTGTCTTCTCTTTACCATACGATCCAAGCCATCCCTCGCGAGTACACGGGGAGCCGAGTCTCGGCTCGTGATAGAGCTCAAGGTAGAATTCCAGCAGTGGTTTTCTCCCAGAACCTGTTCGATAAAAATCCCAGCTCATCATCAATCTCAAGAAAGCAGCTGTTGACCACTGAGAGGAAGCAGATTCACTCTATTCTCAAGTCCGTAGAACTTCCCTTCTTTTGCTCCACCACCTTCCAGCTCCAGATCCGCCCCGGGTCCGGGTCATCGGTCCTCCTTGATTCCAGAAGAGTTCTACCCATCAAG ATACATAGGGATGAAGAGACCGGAAGTATACTGAATTTGGTGTTTGTTTGGGCCGAGGAGGGAACGGAGTTGAAAGTTGATGTCCCAGTTATTTTCAAAGGAGAAGAGGATTGTCCTGGTATCAAGAAGG GGGGCCATTTCAAGAGGATAAGAAATTCTCTGAAATTTCTTTGTCCAGCTGAACACATTCCCACAAAAATTGAGGTGGACGTGAGCAATATAGATATTGGAGGGAGGGTCTTAATGCGTGATATTGAGTTTCATCCTTCATTGAAGCTTCTGAGTAAGATTGAGGAATTGCCTATTTGTAAGATTGTGGCAACAAAATTGGAAAACCCAGAACCGGTGCAAGTATAG